The following are encoded in a window of Streptomyces sp. Go-475 genomic DNA:
- a CDS encoding fatty acyl-AMP ligase has protein sequence MDSRRPPLAPAHPTLPEFVRHWAETTPDRRAFTFVEHPAPHSRGVHRTLTWRRLDVRVRALAARLAEEAGPGDRVALLCPQGTEYATAFLAALAAGLVAVPLYPPGLPGHADRLAGVLADAPPSVVVTTGRARDEVRDFLGADGPRLVVADEVPDDAGGEWRPVAQDPGATAYLQYTSGSTRAPAGVEISHGNVVANARQALTAYGADARPVTCVGWLPLYHDMGLVLSVAAPVVRGLLSVLMDPAAFLHEPARWLRLLAAHPNAVSAAPNFAYDYCAATVTDEQKEGLRLDGVTALINGSEPVRPGTADRFHAAFAGQGLAPGTHCPSYGLAEATVFVCAARPGEPLRRFALDRDALTAGKALPARPDDPRAVLLAGCGTPAGQRVRIADPVTRALLSEGEVGEIWVQGPNVGRGYWNRGPGDVFGAEFADSAAGPGGWLRTGDLGTVLEGQLVVTGRLKDLIIVDGRNHYPQDVEATAQDAHEAVRRDRLAAFAVPSGAGAERVVVVAEHARTARLAELDVPAVVRAVRGAVSARHGLRLADVVVVPPGTVPRTSSGKVSRALTRARYLEGAYGGQERAATAGAAG, from the coding sequence ATGGACAGCCGTCGCCCCCCGCTCGCGCCCGCTCACCCGACGCTGCCGGAGTTCGTGCGGCACTGGGCCGAGACCACCCCGGACCGCCGGGCCTTCACCTTCGTCGAGCATCCCGCGCCGCACTCGCGCGGCGTCCACCGCACGCTGACCTGGCGCCGGCTGGACGTGCGGGTGCGGGCGCTCGCCGCGCGCCTCGCCGAGGAGGCCGGGCCCGGTGACCGGGTCGCCCTGCTGTGCCCGCAGGGCACGGAGTACGCGACCGCCTTCCTCGCGGCCCTGGCCGCCGGGCTGGTCGCGGTGCCGCTGTATCCGCCGGGGCTGCCCGGGCACGCGGACCGGCTCGCGGGCGTCCTCGCCGACGCGCCTCCCTCGGTCGTGGTGACCACGGGCCGGGCCCGGGACGAGGTGCGGGACTTCCTCGGCGCCGACGGGCCGCGGCTCGTCGTCGCGGACGAGGTGCCCGACGACGCCGGAGGGGAATGGCGGCCGGTAGCCCAGGACCCCGGGGCGACCGCCTACCTCCAATACACCTCCGGTTCGACCCGCGCCCCGGCGGGCGTGGAGATCAGCCACGGCAACGTCGTCGCCAACGCCCGCCAGGCACTGACCGCCTACGGTGCCGACGCCCGCCCGGTCACCTGCGTGGGCTGGCTGCCCCTCTACCACGACATGGGGCTGGTGCTCAGCGTGGCGGCGCCGGTGGTGCGCGGGCTGCTGTCGGTGCTGATGGACCCGGCCGCGTTCCTGCACGAGCCCGCGCGCTGGCTGCGGCTGCTCGCCGCGCACCCGAACGCCGTGAGCGCCGCGCCCAACTTCGCCTACGACTACTGCGCCGCGACGGTCACCGACGAGCAGAAGGAGGGCCTGCGGCTGGACGGGGTCACCGCGCTGATCAACGGCAGTGAGCCGGTCCGTCCGGGCACGGCCGACCGTTTCCACGCGGCGTTCGCCGGCCAGGGCCTGGCGCCCGGGACGCACTGCCCGTCGTACGGGCTGGCCGAGGCCACCGTGTTCGTCTGCGCGGCCCGGCCGGGTGAGCCGCTGCGCCGGTTCGCGCTGGACCGTGACGCCCTGACCGCCGGGAAGGCCCTGCCCGCCCGGCCGGACGATCCCCGGGCCGTGCTCCTGGCGGGCTGCGGGACACCGGCGGGCCAGCGGGTCAGGATCGCCGACCCCGTGACGCGGGCCCTGTTGTCCGAGGGCGAGGTCGGCGAGATCTGGGTGCAGGGGCCGAACGTGGGCCGCGGTTACTGGAACCGGGGGCCGGGGGACGTCTTCGGGGCCGAGTTCGCGGACAGCGCGGCCGGTCCGGGCGGCTGGCTGCGCACGGGCGATCTGGGGACGGTGCTGGAGGGACAGCTCGTCGTCACGGGGCGGCTGAAGGACCTGATCATCGTCGACGGCCGCAACCACTATCCGCAGGACGTGGAGGCCACGGCCCAGGACGCGCACGAGGCGGTGCGCCGGGACCGGCTGGCGGCGTTCGCCGTGCCGAGCGGTGCCGGTGCCGAGCGGGTGGTCGTCGTGGCCGAGCACGCGCGGACCGCGCGCCTCGCCGAGCTGGACGTGCCGGCCGTGGTGCGGGCCGTGCGGGGCGCGGTCTCGGCGCGGCACGGGCTGCGGCTCGCCGACGTCGTCGTGGTCCCGCCGGGCACGGTGCCGCGCACCTCCAGCGGCAAGGTGTCGCGGGCGCTGACCCGGGCCCGGTACCTGGAGGGCGCGTACGGCGGGCAGGAGCGTGCGGCGACGGCGGGTGCGGCGGGATGA
- a CDS encoding acyl-CoA carboxylase subunit beta, translating into MTHAPGSTAERVAGLADRRARAVAPAGPRRRGEFSARERIERLVDQGSFTETGLFVRARPTGQDDRRPYGDGVVTGYGTVDGRPVCVFAQDSAVFGGSMGEAFGEKTVALMELALKTGCPVIGLNDGGGARIQEGVAALALYAELVRRNVKASGVIPQISVVLGPCAGGAAYSPAITDFTVMVDGASHMFVTGPDVIETVTGERTTAEELGGARTSNAVNGNAHFLAADEEDALDTVRDLLSYLPANNLERPPEYAPGHAPSGAGLDGVVPDRLGEAYDMRDVLHAVVDDGELLQVQELFAPNIICALARVEGRSVGVVANQPLHAAGVLDIDASEKAARFVRFCDAFGIPLLTFADVPGYLSGVRQEQAGIIRRGAKLLYAYAEATVPKVTVVVRKAYGGGYAVMGSKHLGADVNLAWPTARIAVMGAEGAVGVLHRRELAASDDPEALRARLLAAYERTHGTPYLAAERGYVDAVIAPRETREQVCRALRALRGKRAPMPERRHGNIPL; encoded by the coding sequence GTGACGCACGCGCCCGGGAGCACCGCGGAACGCGTCGCCGGCCTGGCGGACCGCCGCGCGCGGGCGGTGGCCCCGGCCGGACCGCGCAGACGCGGGGAGTTCTCGGCCCGGGAGCGGATCGAACGGCTCGTGGACCAGGGCTCCTTCACCGAGACCGGCCTGTTCGTGCGGGCCCGGCCCACCGGGCAGGACGACCGACGTCCCTACGGCGACGGGGTCGTCACCGGGTACGGCACGGTCGACGGCCGCCCGGTGTGCGTGTTCGCCCAGGACTCCGCGGTGTTCGGCGGCAGCATGGGCGAGGCCTTCGGCGAGAAGACCGTCGCGCTGATGGAACTGGCCCTGAAGACCGGCTGCCCGGTGATCGGGCTCAACGACGGTGGCGGCGCGCGCATCCAGGAGGGCGTCGCCGCGCTCGCCCTCTACGCCGAGCTGGTGCGCCGCAACGTCAAGGCGTCCGGGGTGATCCCGCAGATCTCGGTCGTGCTCGGGCCGTGCGCGGGCGGCGCCGCGTACTCGCCGGCGATCACCGACTTCACGGTGATGGTGGACGGCGCCTCGCACATGTTCGTCACCGGCCCCGACGTCATCGAGACGGTCACGGGCGAGCGGACCACCGCCGAGGAGCTGGGCGGCGCCCGCACCAGCAACGCCGTCAACGGCAACGCCCACTTCCTGGCCGCCGACGAGGAGGACGCCCTCGACACCGTGCGCGACCTCCTGTCGTACCTGCCCGCGAACAACCTGGAGCGGCCCCCGGAGTACGCGCCCGGGCACGCGCCGTCCGGGGCCGGGCTCGACGGTGTCGTCCCCGACCGGCTCGGCGAGGCCTACGACATGCGGGACGTCCTGCACGCCGTCGTCGACGACGGGGAACTGCTCCAGGTGCAGGAGCTGTTCGCGCCGAACATCATCTGCGCGCTGGCCCGCGTCGAGGGCCGCTCGGTGGGCGTCGTCGCCAACCAGCCGCTGCACGCCGCCGGGGTCCTCGACATCGACGCCTCCGAGAAGGCGGCGCGGTTCGTGCGGTTCTGCGACGCGTTCGGCATCCCGCTGCTGACCTTCGCCGACGTGCCCGGCTACCTGTCCGGCGTGCGGCAGGAGCAGGCCGGCATCATCCGGCGCGGGGCGAAACTGCTGTACGCCTACGCCGAGGCGACCGTGCCGAAGGTGACGGTGGTGGTGCGCAAGGCGTACGGCGGCGGCTACGCGGTGATGGGGTCCAAGCACCTGGGCGCCGACGTCAACCTCGCCTGGCCCACCGCCCGGATCGCCGTGATGGGCGCCGAGGGAGCGGTGGGCGTGCTGCACCGGCGCGAACTCGCCGCCTCCGACGACCCCGAGGCGCTGCGCGCCCGGCTGCTCGCCGCGTACGAGCGCACCCACGGCACCCCGTACCTCGCCGCCGAGCGCGGCTACGTCGACGCCGTCATCGCACCGCGCGAGACCCGGGAGCAGGTGTGCCGGGCGCTGCGCGCCCTGCGCGGCAAACGCGCCCCGATGCCGGAACGCCGGCACGGCAACATCCCCCTCTGA
- a CDS encoding aldo/keto reductase: MHTRRIGDVEVSAIGLGAMPMSIEGRPDEERSLATVHAALDAGVTLIDTADAYHRDADEVGHNETLIAKALASHDRGADVLVATKGGHLRPGDGSWTLDGSPRHLKAACEASLRRLGVEAIGLYQFHRPDPRVPYAESLGAIRDLLDEGKIRMAGISNANPEQIRQADDILGGRLVSVQNQFSPAFRSSEPELRLCDELGIAFLPWSPLGGISRAGELGSAHAPFARIAEAHGVSPQRVCLAWMLAKSPVVVPIPGASRPETIRDSAAATDLTLTPEELAELDGA, encoded by the coding sequence ATGCACACCCGCCGTATCGGTGACGTCGAGGTCAGCGCGATCGGACTGGGCGCGATGCCCATGTCCATCGAGGGGCGACCGGACGAGGAACGCTCCCTCGCCACCGTCCACGCCGCGCTCGACGCCGGAGTGACCCTGATCGACACCGCGGACGCCTACCACCGCGACGCCGACGAGGTCGGTCACAACGAGACCCTCATCGCCAAGGCCCTCGCCTCCCACGACCGCGGCGCCGACGTACTGGTCGCCACCAAGGGCGGCCACCTGCGCCCCGGCGACGGCAGCTGGACCCTCGACGGCAGCCCCCGCCACCTCAAGGCGGCCTGCGAGGCCTCGCTGCGCCGGCTCGGCGTGGAGGCCATCGGGCTCTACCAGTTCCACCGCCCCGACCCGCGCGTCCCCTACGCCGAGTCCCTCGGCGCGATCCGGGACCTCCTGGACGAGGGCAAGATCCGCATGGCCGGCATCTCGAACGCGAACCCCGAGCAGATCCGGCAGGCCGACGACATCCTCGGCGGGCGCCTGGTCTCCGTGCAGAACCAGTTCTCCCCGGCCTTCCGCTCCAGCGAACCGGAGCTGCGCCTGTGCGACGAACTCGGCATCGCCTTCCTGCCCTGGAGCCCCCTCGGCGGCATCTCCCGGGCCGGTGAACTGGGCTCCGCCCACGCCCCGTTCGCCCGCATCGCCGAGGCGCACGGGGTGAGCCCGCAGCGGGTGTGCCTGGCGTGGATGCTCGCCAAGTCGCCGGTGGTCGTGCCGATCCCGGGCGCGAGCCGGCCGGAGACCATCCGGGACTCGGCCGCCGCCACGGACCTCACCCTGACGCCCGAGGAGCTGGCGGAACTGGACGGAGCCTGA